DNA from Christensenella timonensis:
GTCCATCCGCGTTCACATACATTTTTTCATCCGGCATCTCGTTTACGAACGTCAGGCCGGAAGCTTCGATCTTGTCAGACATCTCGCCCAGGGCCTGCTCCATAAACTGGATCAGCTCGATGCGCGTCATTTCGACGCTCATATCCCCGCTCGTCGCCTTTGCCGCCTCAAAAAGGTCGTCCGTGAGGGATTTCAGGCGTTTGGATTTCATATCCAGCACATCGAGGTATTTAGGCCCGTTCGGGCTGGAAAGCCCCTCTTTTTTGAGCAGGTCGACATACGTTAAAATTGATGTGAGCGGCGTTTTGATGTCGTGCGACACGTTGGTGATCAACTCCGTTTTCATACGTTCCGCTTTTACCTCGTGCTGCACCGCGGCATCCAGCCCCTCCGCGATATGCTCGATCCCCATCGCGATCTTGTCGAGGTCGGCGCCGCCGCCTTTGCGGATGGGGTATGTAAGGTCCCCGTCCTTGATCTTTTCCACACCGATGGAAATATCCTTGACCGCCGCCGCTTTCCTCAGGATAAACTTCACCGAGGCGATCACATAGATCGTCAGCGGGATCAGGCCGATGATCACGCCAAACACGTTGAGCACAACCCCTAAGAATACCAGCAGCAAAATCAGCAGCAGCCCGCCGATCAGGTACCATACGATCGCGCCCACGCCCTTAGAGCCCATACCGCTCCTGTCGTAAACGTTTTTAATGCCGCCGCTCACCGTCGCAACCAGCGTAAAATTTTCCTTCCGCTTGACCCGGCGCGCAAGGGACATGCTCCACATCAAGCACAATGCCACGGCCACGGACACAAGCGAGCATATTTGTACCACCTGCAGCGCGCCGTAAGCGTTGCCCACCCAATTGGCGATCTGGTCTACGCCCGCCGCGATCAGGCTTACGATAACGATCAGTATGATCCCGCCGATATCCAGATAGATGGAATCCATGAACGTGACCTTGATCTGGCCGCCTTCCGGCGAACGCCCCGCCGTATACATCAGCCACAAAAATGCCGCCGAGAAGACTGCGACGCATACCAGCACGAGGACGAACAGCCTCAAATAGCTGATATAAAGCGCATTGTATTCCGCCTGGTTCTGCCCAAACGCTTCGTTCGACATCCCCAGGTATATCTGTACGCCGTCCATATCCTGCCCGCGCAGCGCATATTCCGAAGCTCCCTCCCATGACGCTGCATAAACGCCCGGCGTAGCGCCGTCCCAGTTGTATTTCTGGTTGGCCTCCAGCTTCCGTATCAAGTCCGCGGCCTCCGCCGCATCGCCTGCTTGCGTATTCGTATCGAGCAGCTCGCCGTTTTTCACGACCGCAAAATAAAAATCCTTCTGTCCTTCTATATCGCTTCTCGCCTGCGCGCCCCTTTGCTCCAGGTTTTGCGTGATATACGCTTCCGCGTTGTTGAAAAGCTCCGCATACTTGCTGTTTACGGTATCCAGCTGCTTTTGTACATAAGGATCGACCTCCGGTAAAATGCGGCTGCCCGCATCCTCGCCTTCCGGGGCCGACGCCGCCTGTTCGTCGCTGCTTTGCGCAGCGGCGCTTTCTTGCAGTTCGCTTATTATGATATCAGACAGGCTTTGATCCTCTTTTCCCACCGCGCCCTGCGCTTCTGTGCCCGACGCATTTTCATTGTTTCCCACCTGTGCTTCAAATTCTTTAATATAGTCATGATAATAACCTCCCAGTCCTGCCGAATCGAGGATTTCACTGATCTCCTGTTCGTGTCCCTGCTTGAGCTGCCCCAGGTAATCCCGCAGCTCATTCTTGAGCGTTTCGTCCCCGTACCCGAAATATGCGCTCTCCACTTTCCCCAGGTATCCTTCCACCTGGTTTAAGTAATCGCGCGAGTCAATGTACTGCCCGCTTGTCACAGCCGTGGAAACATCCTGCCTCCACATGCTCGACAAAATGATCGTCGCGCCGCAGGCCGAGGCGATACAAAGTACCCAAGCTATGAATTTAAACCATATGTTAAACCTTGAGCTTGTCAATTTTGTAGCCAATGCCCCATACCACCTTCAAATATTTCGGTTCCTTCGGATTGATCTCGATCTTTTCGCGTATCCTCCTGATGTGCACCGCGATCGTATTCTCGGCGCCCACCGCTTTTTCGTCCCACACGCTCTCGTAGATCTGCGTGGTGGACAAAACCATTTCCATATTCTGCATCAGGTAACGCAGTATCTTGTATTCCATGGGCGTCAGCTTCACGCCCTCGCCGTCTACCGTCACGGTCTTTTTCATGTCGTCCAAAACCAGGCCGCCCGTCTGGTAGATCCCCTGCGTCTCCGTCATGCTGCCAAGGGTCGTATAGCGTCTTAATTGCGATTTTACCCTTGCCACGAGTTCAAGCGGATTAAAAGGCTTTGTCAGATAATCGTCCGCACCTGCATTGAGTCCCAGTATCTTGTCGTTGTCTTCCGATTTCGCGCTTAACATAATCACGGGAACGTTTGCATATTCGCGCAGCTTCATCGTCGCGCGGATCCCGTCCATGCCCGGCATCATGATGTCCATGATGATCAGGTGGACTTCGTTTTCCTCCACCAGGCGGATCGCCTGCGCGCCGTCATACGCTTTTAGGATTTCATATCCTTCGTTTACAAGGTAGATTTCTATTGCCTCTACGATTTCCTTGTCATCGTCGCAGACCAATATTTTCATGGTGTATTACCTCCGCTCTTTATCAGGTATAGTATACCATACCCACCTTGCTTTTGCCTTACTCTTATGATATACAGGAATTATTAAGATAAAAGGCCCCAAAAAATTAAGACTTTATGAAGCAGCCATGAATATGGAACCTTTTTCATGAAACGGCAGTCTAACAGGTAACAACAGTACTCGGAGGTATCTGCCATGAAAAAAATTTTAACTGTATTTTTATGTATTTTGATATGTGCCTGCGTGCTTTTGGGCGCATGCTCCGCCGCGCCGCAAAGCGCTGCCGATTCGGCTCCCCAGGCCACCAGCGCCCCTGCCGGCAATAAGGCGGAAATGATGGACGGCGAGGAGGCCGCCGCCGAAGAAGCGGGCACGGGGGATCTCGGCAACCTCACCAACGCAGCCCTGCCCGACACCAACCGCAAACTGACCTATTCCGCTTCCTTTGACATTTCCACCAAA
Protein-coding regions in this window:
- a CDS encoding sensor histidine kinase, with product MATKLTSSRFNIWFKFIAWVLCIASACGATIILSSMWRQDVSTAVTSGQYIDSRDYLNQVEGYLGKVESAYFGYGDETLKNELRDYLGQLKQGHEQEISEILDSAGLGGYYHDYIKEFEAQVGNNENASGTEAQGAVGKEDQSLSDIIISELQESAAAQSSDEQAASAPEGEDAGSRILPEVDPYVQKQLDTVNSKYAELFNNAEAYITQNLEQRGAQARSDIEGQKDFYFAVVKNGELLDTNTQAGDAAEAADLIRKLEANQKYNWDGATPGVYAASWEGASEYALRGQDMDGVQIYLGMSNEAFGQNQAEYNALYISYLRLFVLVLVCVAVFSAAFLWLMYTAGRSPEGGQIKVTFMDSIYLDIGGIILIVIVSLIAAGVDQIANWVGNAYGALQVVQICSLVSVAVALCLMWSMSLARRVKRKENFTLVATVSGGIKNVYDRSGMGSKGVGAIVWYLIGGLLLILLLVFLGVVLNVFGVIIGLIPLTIYVIASVKFILRKAAAVKDISIGVEKIKDGDLTYPIRKGGGADLDKIAMGIEHIAEGLDAAVQHEVKAERMKTELITNVSHDIKTPLTSILTYVDLLKKEGLSSPNGPKYLDVLDMKSKRLKSLTDDLFEAAKATSGDMSVEMTRIELIQFMEQALGEMSDKIEASGLTFVNEMPDEKMYVNADGRLLWRVIGNVLENALKYAADNSRVYITIKRVLHNICIIVKNVSRDELNMTEEELMERFKRGDESRHTEGSGLGLSIAKNFMQLMNGLFSIEIDGDLFKVIISFPEYREAEGEEGEALQAE
- a CDS encoding response regulator transcription factor; the protein is MKILVCDDDKEIVEAIEIYLVNEGYEILKAYDGAQAIRLVEENEVHLIIMDIMMPGMDGIRATMKLREYANVPVIMLSAKSEDNDKILGLNAGADDYLTKPFNPLELVARVKSQLRRYTTLGSMTETQGIYQTGGLVLDDMKKTVTVDGEGVKLTPMEYKILRYLMQNMEMVLSTTQIYESVWDEKAVGAENTIAVHIRRIREKIEINPKEPKYLKVVWGIGYKIDKLKV